From a region of the Daphnia pulicaria isolate SC F1-1A chromosome 1, SC_F0-13Bv2, whole genome shotgun sequence genome:
- the LOC124339584 gene encoding lipase member H-like, with product MKFLQALSLSLCTIFCVVQGKSIGDADVMASKADPIEFTHFNLWTRNNPVTLQELFIGDAASLAASNFDISKPTKVFAHGWRMNGYDNNAVFSLRDEFLAKENCNFIAVDWEELANNLNYYSSAANTQPVGILTGDFINFLIAQGTNVNQFHVIGFSLGAHVAGKAGALVNGLIPRITGLDPAYPGFSVENTDERLDVTDAQFVDIMHTNSASLLDGGLSFPVSIGHVDFWPNGGIVQPGCILTGSDILAIATGCSHSRAYEYFAESINGGRFTSIRCTSYEEFDAGLCNGNQQDLMGLPVSLSATGDYYLNTFDAPPFSMG from the exons ATGAAGTTCCTGCAAGCGCTCTCGTTGTCTCTTTGCACCATCTTTTGCGTAGTCCAAG GCAAGAGCATTGGAGACGCAGATGTCATGGCCAGCAAAGCTGATCCCATTGAATTTACCCATTTCAATTTGTGGACTCGCAATAATCCTGTCACGTTGCAAGAACTGTTCATCGGAGACGCCGCTTCTCTAGCCGCATCGAATTTTGATATTTCTAAGCccaccaaagtttttgctCACGGTTGGCGAATGAATGGATACGACAACAATGCGGTATTCAGCCTTCGTGATG AATTCCTTGCCaaagaaaattgtaattttatcGCGGTTGATTGGGAAGAATTGGcgaataatttaaattattattcgtcGGCTGCCAATACCCAACCGGTTGGCATCTTAACCGGCgatttcatcaactttttgatTGCACAAGGAACGAATGTGAATCAATTTCATGTCATTGGTTTCAGCTTGGGAGCTCACGTTGCGGGAAAAGCTGGTGCCCTCGTCAACGGACTTATCCCAAGAATTACAG GTCTTGACCCGGCCTATCCTGGATTCTCAGTAGAAAATACGGACGAACGTCTTGACGTGACGGACGCTCAATTCGTCGACATTATGCACACAAACAGCGCATCATTGTTGGATGGCGGACTGAGTTTTCCCGTTTCTATTGGTCACGTAGACTTTTGGCCTAACGGAGGCATTGTCCAACCG GGTTGCATCCTTACAGGATCTGATATTCTGGCCATAGCAA CGGGATGCAGTCATAGCCGGGCATACGAGTATTTTGCCGAGTCTATTAATGGTGGACGTTTTACTTCCATCCGCTGTACGTCCTATGAAGAATTCGACGCTGGTTTGTGCAATGGAAATCAACAAGATTTGATGGGTCTGCCCGTTTCTCTATC AGCGACGGGTGATTATTACCTCAACACGTTTGACGCTCCTCCTTTCTCCATGGGATGA
- the LOC124339601 gene encoding pancreatic triacylglycerol lipase-like produces MKFFAVLLLAVSAVSAKSLSEKSVGSSRDFISDNTHFNLWTRSNQLSYQELINGNALNLAASNFDVTKPTKIFAHGWLMNGYNDGTVIAMKNAFLNHEDCNFIAVDWETMANNANYYASAADTLPVGILTGQFIDFLISQGVTYSKLHVIGFSLGAHVAGNAGAAVAGTLPRITGLDPAYPGFSVSNTGERLDTSDARFVDIVHTNSASLPEGGLSFPVAIGHVDFWPNGGISQPGCFATGTDIIDLATGCSHGRAPDYFTESITSRTAFTATECSSYATWKLGGCSGNPQTSMGLTVSTTATGDYFLDTNSEAPFALG; encoded by the exons ATGAAATTCTTCGCCGTGTTATTGTTGGCTGTTTCCGCTGTCTCAG caaAGAGTCTGTCGGAGAAAAGTGTTGGCAGTTCCAGAGATTTCATTTCGGACAACACCCATTTTAATTTGTGGACGCGATCGAACCAATTGTCTTATCAGGAACTCATTAACGGAAATGCCTTGAATTTGGCCGCTTCCAACTTTGACGTTACCAAGCCGACTAAAATCTTCGCCCACGGATGGCTGATGAATGGTTACAACGATGGGACAGTTATTGCAATGAAAAACG CTTTCCTGAACCATGAAGACTGTAATTTCATAGCTGTTGATTGGGAAACGATGGCTAATAACGCCAACTATTACGCATCTGCGGCCGATACCCTTCCAGTCGGCATTCTCACTGGCCAGTTTATCGACTTTTTGATCTCCCAAGGCGTTACTTACAGCAAGTTGCACGTCATCGGCTTCAGCTTGGGAGCTCACGTCGCTGGCAATGCAGGAGCTGCTGTCGCAGGAACTCTTCCTCGTATCACtg GATTGGATCCCGCTTATCCCGGATTTTCCGTTTCGAATACCGGTGAAAGGCTAGACACGTCGGATGCTCGTTTTGTCGACATCGTTCACACCAACAGCGCATCACTTCCCGAAGGTGGTCTGAGCTTCCCAGTAGCTATCGGACACGTTGATTTCTGGCCAAATGGTGGAATCTCCCAACCG GGCTGCTTCGCAACCGGTACCGATATCATCGATCTTGCTA CCGGCTGCAGCCATGGACGAGCCCCAGACTATTTCACCGAGTCGATCACTAGCAGAACGGCCTTCACAGCCACCGAATGCAGTAGTTACGCTACTTGGAAACTTGGAGGATGCAGCGGCAATCCCCAGACCTCAATGGGTCTTACCGTATCCACAAC CGCCACTGGTGATTATTTTCTGGATACCAACTCCGAGGCTCCCTTCGCACTTGGTTAA